A portion of the Streptomyces sp. NBC_01335 genome contains these proteins:
- a CDS encoding transglycosylase domain-containing protein yields MPKKRSGGGLTTTQQAAKFLGVAALSGAVLAGIAMPAAGALGLAAKGTVEGFDEIPANLKTPPLSQRTTILDADGGAIATVYSRDRTVVPLKAISPYMQNAIVAIEDSRFYEHGAVDLKGILRAMNRNVQSGGTAEGASTLTQQYVKNVFVEEAGDDPEKVAEATQQTLGRKVRELKYAIQVEEELGKKKILENYLNITFFGQQAYGVEAASQRYFSKHAKDLTLDEAALLAGIVQSPSRYDPVNDEEEATKRRNTVLARMAATGSISQAEADKAMATPIKLKVKTPQNGCITAVSGAGFFCDYVRKVILNDPAFGKTSEERSKLWNLGGLTVKTTLSPRAQEAANEASIAKVNKDDKVAASVVQVEPGTGRILSMAQSRPYGLDQKKNQTVLNLAVGSAMGGSTYGFQVGSTFKPITAAAALEKGISPAQSFTTDHEITLPMSSFTTCSGAPAGSDTWKPSNETDEEKGTWDMTSALGKSINTYFAKLEQKVGLCDTVQMAKKVGYSRGDGKTLGEDPSITLGGAESTPLGMASTYATFANRGTYCTPIAIQSITDANGKKLAVPKSSCSRAMSEKTADTINQMLKGVVEDGTGTAAGLTDRDNAGKTGTTNDRKDAWFVGYTPNLSTAVWVGADIGKKLPMYDITIGGQYYDKVCGGCLPGPIWKIAMTGALDAGETPSFNTVSVPRGEEKGDKDKNKGRDGEGDEGDDTGDAGANPTPTLPDFPGGNQGGGRHGGQDGGGNGP; encoded by the coding sequence ATGCCAAAAAAGCGCTCGGGCGGGGGTCTCACCACGACCCAGCAGGCCGCCAAGTTCCTCGGTGTCGCCGCGCTCTCCGGAGCCGTGCTGGCGGGCATCGCAATGCCGGCCGCGGGCGCACTGGGGCTCGCCGCCAAGGGGACGGTCGAGGGATTCGACGAGATCCCCGCCAACCTCAAGACACCACCGCTCAGCCAGCGCACCACGATCCTGGACGCCGACGGGGGCGCCATCGCGACGGTGTACTCGCGCGACCGCACCGTCGTACCGCTCAAGGCCATCTCCCCGTACATGCAGAACGCGATCGTCGCGATCGAGGACTCACGCTTCTACGAGCACGGGGCGGTCGACCTCAAGGGCATCCTGCGCGCGATGAACCGCAACGTGCAGTCGGGCGGGACGGCGGAAGGCGCGTCGACCCTCACCCAGCAGTACGTGAAGAACGTGTTCGTCGAGGAGGCGGGCGACGACCCGGAGAAGGTCGCCGAGGCCACCCAGCAGACCCTGGGCCGCAAGGTCCGTGAGCTGAAGTACGCGATCCAGGTCGAAGAGGAGCTCGGCAAGAAGAAGATCCTCGAGAACTACCTCAACATCACGTTCTTCGGCCAGCAGGCCTACGGCGTGGAGGCCGCCTCCCAGCGGTACTTCTCCAAGCACGCGAAGGACCTGACGCTGGACGAGGCCGCGCTGCTCGCCGGCATCGTCCAGTCGCCGAGCCGGTACGACCCCGTCAACGACGAGGAGGAGGCGACCAAGCGCCGCAACACCGTCCTCGCGCGCATGGCCGCGACCGGCAGCATCTCGCAGGCCGAGGCCGACAAGGCCATGGCCACCCCGATCAAGCTGAAGGTCAAGACCCCGCAGAACGGCTGCATCACCGCCGTCAGCGGTGCGGGCTTCTTCTGCGACTACGTACGCAAGGTCATCCTCAACGACCCCGCCTTCGGCAAGACGAGCGAGGAGCGGTCGAAGCTCTGGAACCTCGGCGGTCTGACGGTGAAGACCACGCTCTCGCCGCGGGCCCAGGAGGCCGCCAACGAGGCATCCATCGCCAAGGTCAACAAGGACGACAAGGTCGCCGCCTCGGTGGTCCAGGTCGAGCCCGGTACCGGCAGGATCCTCTCGATGGCCCAGTCCCGCCCCTACGGCCTGGACCAGAAGAAGAACCAGACGGTCCTCAACCTCGCCGTCGGCTCCGCGATGGGCGGCTCCACCTACGGCTTCCAGGTCGGCTCGACCTTCAAGCCGATCACCGCGGCGGCAGCGCTGGAGAAGGGCATCAGCCCGGCCCAGTCCTTCACCACGGACCACGAGATCACGCTGCCGATGAGCTCCTTCACCACCTGTTCGGGTGCTCCGGCGGGAAGCGACACCTGGAAGCCGTCGAACGAGACGGACGAGGAGAAGGGCACCTGGGACATGACCAGCGCCCTCGGGAAGTCCATCAACACCTACTTCGCGAAGCTGGAGCAGAAGGTCGGCCTCTGCGACACGGTCCAGATGGCGAAGAAGGTCGGCTACTCCCGCGGGGACGGCAAGACCCTCGGCGAGGACCCCTCCATCACCCTCGGCGGCGCCGAGAGCACCCCGCTCGGCATGGCCTCCACGTACGCGACGTTCGCCAACCGCGGCACGTACTGCACCCCGATCGCCATCCAGTCGATCACCGACGCCAACGGCAAGAAGCTCGCCGTGCCGAAGTCGAGCTGCTCCCGGGCGATGAGCGAGAAGACCGCGGACACGATCAACCAGATGCTGAAGGGCGTGGTCGAGGACGGCACCGGTACGGCCGCCGGTCTGACCGACCGCGACAACGCCGGCAAGACCGGTACGACGAACGACCGCAAGGACGCCTGGTTCGTCGGCTACACGCCGAACCTCTCCACGGCCGTCTGGGTCGGTGCCGACATCGGCAAGAAGCTGCCGATGTACGACATCACGATCGGCGGACAGTACTACGACAAGGTCTGTGGCGGCTGCCTGCCCGGTCCGATCTGGAAGATCGCGATGACCGGCGCCCTCGACGCCGGCGAGACCCCGTCCTTCAACACCGTCTCCGTCCCCAGGGGCGAGGAGAAGGGCGACAAGGACAAGAACAAGGGGCGCGACGGCGAGGGTGACGAGGGTGACGACACCGGCGACGCCGGCGCCAACCCGACACCCACCCTGCCGGACTTCCCCGGCGGCAACCAGGGCGGCGGCCGGCACGGCGGTCAGGACGGCGGCGGCAACGGCCCCTGA
- a CDS encoding WhiB family transcriptional regulator, which yields MGWVTDWSAQAACRTTDPDELFVQGAAQNRAKAVCTGCPVRTECLADALDNHVEFGVWGGMTERERRALLRRRPTVTSWRRLLETARSEYERSTGMLPGVIDMDDDDFQETYAAVG from the coding sequence ATGGGCTGGGTAACCGACTGGAGTGCGCAGGCAGCCTGCCGCACTACCGATCCGGACGAGCTGTTCGTACAAGGGGCAGCGCAGAACAGGGCCAAGGCGGTGTGCACCGGATGTCCGGTGCGTACGGAGTGCCTGGCCGACGCGCTCGACAACCACGTCGAGTTCGGCGTGTGGGGCGGGATGACGGAACGGGAGCGCCGCGCACTGCTGCGCCGCCGCCCCACCGTCACGTCCTGGCGGCGACTGCTGGAGACCGCGCGCAGCGAATACGAGCGGTCCACGGGCATGCTGCCCGGAGTCATCGACATGGACGACGACGACTTCCAGGAGACGTACGCCGCAGTGGGGTGA
- a CDS encoding ArsA family ATPase, with product MTRASGAAPGSEGEGGKAAVDGTEAVGDTATAAGTDPVRVPGLDTDALLDDPGIRIVVCCGSGGVGKTTTAAALGVRAAERGRKVVVLTIDPARRLAQSMGIDQLDNVPRRVEDIAGEGELHAMMLDMKRTFDETVEAHADAERARAILENPFYQSLSAGFAGTQEYMAMEKLGQLRARDEWDLIIVDTPPSRSALDFLDAPKRLGSFLDGKFIRLLMAPAKMGGRAGMKFLNVGMSMMTGTLGKLLGGQFLRDVQTFVAAMDSMFGGFRTRADATYQLLQAPGTAFLVVATPERDALREAAYFVERLAAERMPLAGLVLNRAHGSEAARLTAEQALAAAENLEAAGMVDGAPGKTGLRDPAVALPLDPSPEAAESPTPIGTNSTDALDGTDGAPAVPVVAIEELTEGLLRLHAERMQVVARERRTRERFTAAHPEVLVTEVAALPGDVHDLAGLRTVGERLAAGAAGRDPAGSA from the coding sequence ATGACGCGGGCATCCGGCGCCGCACCCGGCTCCGAGGGCGAGGGCGGCAAGGCAGCGGTGGACGGCACGGAAGCCGTGGGCGATACGGCGACGGCGGCCGGTACGGACCCGGTGCGCGTGCCGGGCCTCGACACCGACGCGCTGCTCGACGACCCCGGCATCCGGATCGTGGTGTGCTGCGGCTCCGGCGGCGTCGGCAAGACGACCACCGCGGCGGCGCTCGGCGTACGGGCGGCGGAGCGCGGACGCAAGGTGGTCGTCCTCACCATCGACCCCGCGCGCAGGCTCGCCCAGTCCATGGGCATCGACCAGCTCGACAACGTCCCGCGCCGGGTGGAGGACATCGCGGGCGAGGGCGAACTGCACGCCATGATGCTCGACATGAAGCGGACCTTCGACGAGACGGTCGAGGCGCACGCGGACGCCGAACGGGCCCGTGCCATCCTGGAGAACCCCTTCTACCAGTCCCTGTCGGCCGGCTTCGCGGGCACGCAGGAGTACATGGCGATGGAGAAACTCGGGCAGCTGAGGGCGCGCGACGAGTGGGACCTGATCATCGTCGACACCCCGCCCTCGCGTTCCGCGCTGGACTTCCTGGACGCGCCGAAGCGGCTCGGGTCGTTCCTCGACGGCAAGTTCATCCGGCTGCTGATGGCGCCCGCGAAGATGGGCGGCCGGGCCGGGATGAAGTTCCTCAACGTGGGCATGTCGATGATGACCGGCACCCTCGGCAAGCTGCTGGGCGGCCAGTTCCTCCGCGACGTCCAGACGTTCGTGGCCGCCATGGACTCGATGTTCGGCGGCTTCCGTACCCGGGCAGACGCCACCTACCAGCTGCTCCAGGCCCCGGGGACGGCGTTCCTGGTGGTCGCGACGCCGGAGCGGGACGCGCTGCGCGAGGCGGCGTACTTCGTGGAACGGCTGGCGGCGGAGCGGATGCCGCTGGCGGGGCTGGTGCTGAACCGGGCGCACGGCAGCGAGGCCGCACGCCTCACCGCCGAGCAGGCACTCGCCGCCGCCGAAAATCTTGAGGCGGCGGGCATGGTGGATGGGGCCCCCGGGAAGACTGGTCTTCGTGACCCGGCGGTAGCCCTCCCCCTCGATCCGTCCCCCGAAGCCGCTGAGTCCCCCACCCCCATCGGCACGAACAGCACGGACGCCCTGGACGGCACGGACGGCGCTCCGGCGGTCCCCGTGGTCGCGATCGAAGAACTCACCGAGGGACTGCTGCGCCTGCACGCCGAACGCATGCAGGTCGTCGCCCGCGAGCGGCGTACCCGCGAGCGCTTCACCGCGGCCCACCCGGAGGTCCTGGTGACCGAGGTGGCCGCGCTGCCGGGCGACGTGCACGATCTGGCGGGGCTGCGGACCGTGGGCGAACGTCTCGCGGCGGGCGCGGCCGGCCGCGATCCCGCCGGGTCGGCCTGA
- a CDS encoding ArsA-related P-loop ATPase, with amino-acid sequence MSRFQVVSGKGGTGKTTVAAALALALAAEGRRTLLVEVEGRGGIAELFGASAAPYEERRIADVPGGGKVFALAIDAEQALLDYLQMFYKLGSAGRALKKLGAIDFATTIAPGVRDVLLTGKACEAVRRKDKQGRFVYDHVIMDAPPTGRITRFLNVNDEVAGLARIGPIHNQAQSVMRVLKSPDTAVHLVTLLEEMPVQETADGIGELRAAQLPVGRVIVNMVRPHLLDEEALRTASGARRKEIAKTLTRAGVTGSAALVRPLIAQAAEHAQRVRLEREQRAVLAGLGLPTDELPLMGEGIDLAALHVLAGELRKQGAGEEEAS; translated from the coding sequence GTGAGCAGGTTCCAGGTCGTCAGCGGCAAGGGCGGCACCGGTAAGACCACGGTGGCCGCCGCCCTCGCGCTCGCCCTCGCGGCCGAGGGCCGGCGCACCCTTCTCGTCGAGGTGGAGGGGCGCGGCGGCATCGCCGAGCTCTTCGGCGCGAGCGCCGCGCCCTACGAGGAGCGCAGGATCGCCGACGTGCCGGGCGGCGGCAAGGTGTTCGCCCTGGCCATCGACGCGGAACAGGCGCTCCTCGACTACCTCCAGATGTTCTACAAGCTCGGCAGCGCGGGCCGGGCGCTCAAGAAGCTCGGCGCGATCGACTTCGCCACGACCATCGCACCCGGGGTCCGGGACGTCCTGCTGACCGGCAAGGCGTGCGAGGCGGTGCGCCGCAAGGACAAGCAGGGTCGTTTCGTCTACGACCACGTGATCATGGACGCGCCGCCCACGGGCCGGATCACCCGCTTCCTCAACGTCAACGACGAGGTGGCCGGGCTGGCCCGGATCGGCCCGATACACAACCAGGCCCAGTCCGTGATGCGGGTCCTCAAGTCCCCCGACACCGCCGTCCATCTGGTGACCCTGCTGGAGGAGATGCCGGTGCAGGAGACCGCGGACGGCATCGGGGAACTGCGCGCAGCCCAGCTCCCGGTGGGCCGGGTGATCGTCAACATGGTCCGCCCGCACCTGCTGGACGAGGAGGCGCTGCGCACCGCGTCGGGGGCCCGTCGCAAGGAGATCGCGAAGACCCTGACCCGTGCGGGCGTGACCGGTTCGGCGGCCCTGGTCCGCCCGCTGATCGCGCAGGCGGCCGAGCACGCGCAGCGGGTCCGCCTGGAACGCGAGCAGCGGGCCGTACTGGCCGGGCTCGGGCTGCCCACGGACGAGCTGCCGCTGATGGGCGAGGGCATCGACCTCGCCGCGCTGCACGTCCTGGCCGGGGAGCTCCGCAAACAGGGCGCAGGGGAAGAGGAGGCGTCATGA
- a CDS encoding DUF4177 domain-containing protein has protein sequence MTKWEYATVPLLVHATKQILDTWGEDGWELVQVVPGPNNPEQLVAYLKREKA, from the coding sequence ATGACCAAGTGGGAATACGCGACCGTGCCGCTCCTCGTGCACGCGACCAAGCAGATTCTGGACACCTGGGGCGAGGACGGCTGGGAGCTGGTCCAGGTCGTGCCCGGGCCGAACAACCCCGAGCAGCTCGTGGCCTACCTGAAGCGGGAGAAGGCGTAA
- a CDS encoding RidA family protein: protein MAGTVEARIAELGLTLPDVVPPLAVYQPAVRSGAYVYTSGQLPMVEGRLGVTGKVGGEVTAEEAKDLARVCALNALAAVKSVVGDLDRIARVVKVVGFVASAPDFTGQPGVINGASELLGDVLGDKGVHARSAVGVAVLPLDAPVEVEVQVELIDA, encoded by the coding sequence ATGGCCGGTACCGTCGAGGCGCGGATCGCCGAGCTCGGGCTCACCCTGCCCGACGTCGTTCCGCCGCTGGCCGTGTACCAGCCGGCCGTGCGCTCCGGTGCGTACGTGTACACCTCGGGCCAGCTTCCGATGGTCGAGGGCCGGCTCGGTGTGACCGGCAAGGTCGGTGGCGAGGTGACGGCCGAGGAGGCCAAGGACCTCGCCCGGGTCTGCGCCCTCAACGCCCTCGCGGCCGTGAAGTCGGTCGTCGGTGACCTGGACCGGATCGCCCGGGTCGTCAAGGTCGTCGGCTTCGTGGCCTCCGCCCCAGACTTCACCGGACAGCCCGGTGTGATCAACGGCGCCAGCGAGCTGCTGGGCGACGTGCTCGGCGACAAGGGCGTGCACGCCCGCAGCGCCGTCGGTGTCGCGGTCCTGCCGCTGGACGCACCGGTCGAGGTCGAGGTCCAGGTCGAGCTGATCGACGCCTGA
- a CDS encoding NUDIX hydrolase yields MSQGQWYPPEWPDRIRALAAGELTAVTPRRAATVMLLRDAPAATGAGPAVHMLRRRTTMAFAGGAYAYPGGGVDPRDDDHLVGWAGPPLESWAARLGVPSAAEAQAIVCAAVRETFEEAGVLLAGPTPDTVVGDTTGADWETDRAALVAREISFAGFLERRRLVLRSDLLGAWARWITPEFETRRYDTWFFVAALPEGQRTRNASTEADRTVWITPADATAGHARGELQMMPPTVTTLRSLLPYRTAEEALKAAGTQDLAPVLARARLEGDQLVLIWPGHDEFTTPVPPAAGGTA; encoded by the coding sequence ATGTCCCAAGGTCAGTGGTACCCACCGGAATGGCCCGACCGGATCAGAGCCCTCGCCGCGGGCGAGCTGACGGCCGTGACCCCCCGGCGCGCCGCCACCGTGATGCTGCTGCGCGACGCCCCCGCCGCGACCGGTGCCGGACCGGCCGTCCACATGCTGCGGCGCCGTACCACCATGGCCTTCGCCGGAGGCGCGTACGCCTATCCGGGCGGCGGGGTCGACCCGCGCGACGACGACCACCTCGTCGGCTGGGCCGGACCCCCGCTGGAGAGCTGGGCCGCACGGCTGGGCGTCCCGAGCGCGGCGGAGGCCCAGGCCATCGTGTGCGCGGCGGTCCGCGAGACCTTCGAGGAAGCGGGCGTCCTGCTCGCGGGCCCCACCCCCGACACCGTCGTCGGCGACACCACGGGCGCCGACTGGGAGACGGACCGCGCGGCGCTCGTCGCCCGGGAGATCTCCTTCGCCGGGTTCCTGGAGCGGCGGCGGCTCGTGCTCCGCTCCGACCTGCTCGGTGCCTGGGCCCGGTGGATCACCCCCGAGTTCGAGACCCGGCGCTACGACACCTGGTTCTTCGTCGCGGCGCTCCCGGAGGGCCAGCGCACCCGCAACGCCTCCACCGAGGCCGACCGCACCGTCTGGATCACCCCCGCCGACGCCACCGCCGGCCACGCCCGGGGCGAACTCCAGATGATGCCGCCCACCGTGACGACGCTGCGGTCGCTCCTGCCGTACCGGACGGCCGAGGAGGCGCTGAAGGCGGCCGGGACCCAGGATCTCGCCCCCGTACTCGCACGGGCGCGGCTGGAGGGCGACCAGTTGGTGCTGATCTGGCCGGGACACGATGAATTCACCACGCCCGTACCGCCCGCAGCCGGAGGAACAGCATGA
- a CDS encoding MBL fold metallo-hydrolase: protein MSDAALLPGQPRGQVVSGPATARAVNVLAPNASAMTLDGTNTWILAEPDSDLAVVLDPGPLDDTHLRAVIDTAARAGRRIALTLLTHGHPDHAEGAGRLAELTGTKVRALDPALRLGDEGLAAGDVITTGGLELRVVPTPGHTADSLSFHLPADGAVLTGDTILGRGTTVVAHPDGRLGDYLDTLRRLRSLTTDDGVHTVLPGHGPVLEDAQGAVEFYLAHRAHRLAQVETAVESGLLTPSEVVARVYADVDRSLWPAAELSVRAQLEYLAEHGLI, encoded by the coding sequence ATGAGCGACGCCGCGCTACTGCCCGGACAACCGCGCGGACAGGTCGTCTCCGGACCCGCCACCGCCCGCGCGGTCAACGTCCTGGCCCCCAACGCCTCCGCGATGACCCTGGACGGCACCAACACCTGGATCCTCGCCGAACCGGACTCGGACCTCGCGGTCGTCCTGGACCCGGGACCGCTCGACGACACCCACCTGCGCGCCGTGATCGACACCGCCGCCCGGGCCGGCCGGCGCATCGCGCTCACCCTGCTCACCCACGGCCACCCGGACCACGCCGAGGGCGCCGGGCGCCTCGCCGAGCTGACAGGTACGAAGGTGCGCGCGCTCGACCCCGCGCTCCGGCTCGGCGACGAGGGGCTGGCGGCGGGGGACGTCATCACCACCGGAGGGCTCGAACTCCGGGTCGTCCCCACGCCCGGCCACACCGCCGACTCGCTCTCCTTCCACCTGCCCGCGGACGGCGCGGTGCTCACCGGCGACACGATCCTCGGCCGGGGCACGACCGTCGTCGCGCATCCGGACGGGAGGCTCGGCGACTACCTCGACACCCTGCGGCGGCTGCGCTCGCTGACCACGGACGACGGCGTCCACACCGTCCTGCCGGGCCACGGTCCGGTACTGGAGGACGCGCAGGGCGCGGTGGAGTTCTACCTCGCGCACCGCGCGCACCGGCTGGCCCAGGTGGAGACGGCGGTGGAGTCCGGGCTGCTCACGCCGTCCGAGGTGGTGGCCCGGGTGTACGCGGACGTCGACCGGTCCCTGTGGCCTGCGGCGGAGCTGTCCGTACGGGCACAGCTGGAGTACCTGGCGGAGCACGGACTGATCTGA
- a CDS encoding Crp/Fnr family transcriptional regulator translates to MDDVLRRAPLFAALDDEQAAELRASMSEVTLARGDALFHEGDPGDRLYVVTDGKVKLHRTSPDGRENMLAVLGPGELIGELSLFDPGPRTATATALTEVKLLGLGHGDLQPWLNARPEVATALLRAVARRLRKTNDQMSDLVFSDVPGRVARALLDLSRRFGVQSEEGIHVVHDLTQEELAQLVGASRETVNKALADFAGRGWLRLEARAVILLDVERLAKRSR, encoded by the coding sequence GTGGACGACGTTCTACGACGCGCCCCGCTTTTCGCGGCGCTCGATGACGAGCAGGCCGCGGAACTCCGCGCCTCGATGAGTGAGGTGACCCTCGCGCGCGGAGACGCGCTGTTCCACGAGGGTGACCCTGGCGACCGCCTGTACGTGGTCACCGACGGCAAGGTGAAGCTCCACCGCACCTCCCCCGACGGCCGCGAGAACATGCTCGCCGTCCTGGGCCCCGGGGAGCTGATCGGCGAGCTGTCGCTGTTCGACCCGGGTCCGCGCACCGCCACCGCGACCGCGCTCACCGAGGTCAAGCTGCTCGGCCTCGGCCACGGCGACCTCCAGCCCTGGCTGAATGCCCGCCCCGAGGTAGCCACCGCGCTGCTGCGCGCGGTCGCCCGCCGTCTGCGCAAGACCAACGACCAGATGTCCGACCTGGTCTTCTCCGACGTGCCGGGCCGTGTCGCCCGTGCCCTCCTGGACCTGTCGCGCCGCTTCGGCGTCCAGTCCGAGGAAGGCATCCACGTCGTCCACGACCTCACCCAGGAGGAGCTGGCCCAGCTGGTCGGCGCCTCCCGCGAGACGGTCAACAAGGCGCTCGCGGACTTCGCGGGCCGTGGCTGGCTCCGCCTGGAGGCCCGCGCCGTGATCCTGCTCGACGTCGAGCGGCTGGCGAAGCGCTCGCGCTGA
- the nth gene encoding endonuclease III — translation MSGKLLGAKGEGAVEVPEKQDSAVGEQGSGASRKARTRTPATAAQTSAQAAAKARPSRSKAVGASKTVPAKPAKPESHLAMVRRARRINRELAEVYPYAHPELDFRNPFELLVATVLSAQTTDLRVNQTTPALFAAYPTPEDMAAAVPEDMEELIRPTGFFRAKTRSLLGLSAALRDNFGGEVPGRLEDLVTLPGVGRKTANVVLGNAFGVPGITVDTHFGRLVRRWKWTDEEDPVKVEAVVAGIFPKSEWTMLSHRVVFHGRRICHSRKPACGACPIAPLCPSYGEGETDPEKSRKLLKYEKGGYPGQRLSPPADYPGDPAPGLGEREAAAQEAALVTALEDGPGGAGSTGASDRKAASGGKATSGGKAARGPKTARGTGAA, via the coding sequence GTGTCCGGAAAGCTGCTGGGAGCGAAGGGCGAGGGGGCCGTCGAGGTGCCGGAGAAGCAAGATTCAGCCGTGGGCGAACAAGGCTCGGGGGCGTCGCGGAAGGCCCGTACGCGGACGCCCGCCACCGCCGCCCAGACCTCGGCGCAGGCCGCCGCGAAGGCGCGTCCGTCCCGGTCGAAAGCCGTCGGCGCGTCGAAGACCGTACCGGCGAAGCCGGCCAAGCCGGAGTCGCATCTGGCGATGGTCCGCCGCGCCCGCCGGATCAACCGTGAACTGGCCGAGGTCTACCCGTACGCACATCCGGAACTGGACTTCCGCAACCCCTTCGAACTCCTCGTCGCCACCGTCCTCTCCGCGCAGACCACCGACCTGAGGGTCAACCAGACCACCCCGGCGCTCTTCGCCGCCTACCCCACCCCCGAGGACATGGCCGCCGCCGTCCCGGAGGACATGGAGGAGCTGATCCGGCCGACCGGGTTCTTCCGGGCGAAGACCCGGTCTCTCCTCGGTCTCTCCGCGGCGCTCCGGGACAACTTCGGCGGCGAGGTGCCCGGCCGGCTCGAGGATCTCGTGACCCTGCCCGGCGTCGGCCGCAAAACGGCCAACGTGGTCCTCGGCAACGCCTTCGGAGTCCCCGGAATCACCGTCGACACCCACTTCGGCCGACTGGTGCGGCGCTGGAAGTGGACCGACGAGGAGGACCCGGTGAAGGTGGAGGCCGTGGTCGCCGGGATCTTCCCCAAGAGCGAGTGGACGATGCTCTCCCACCGGGTCGTCTTCCACGGCCGTCGGATCTGCCACTCCCGCAAGCCCGCGTGCGGCGCGTGCCCGATCGCGCCGCTCTGCCCCTCGTACGGAGAAGGGGAGACCGACCCGGAGAAGTCCAGGAAGCTGCTGAAGTACGAGAAGGGCGGCTATCCGGGACAGCGCCTCAGCCCGCCCGCCGACTATCCGGGCGACCCCGCTCCCGGCCTCGGCGAGCGGGAGGCCGCCGCGCAGGAGGCCGCCCTGGTGACCGCGCTGGAGGACGGGCCCGGGGGCGCGGGCTCCACGGGCGCATCGGACCGCAAGGCCGCATCGGGCGGCAAGGCGACATCGGGCGGCAAGGCCGCGCGTGGGCCGAAGACGGCGCGGGGTACGGGAGCCGCATGA
- a CDS encoding NUDIX hydrolase gives MTYTPSTTRPTSAAQTDGGPHRPGGQPGSGDGVAVTTEGMPSWLAPVAEAARDVRPQQLSRFLPPESGAGRQSAVLILFGEGEQGPELLLMERAGTLRSHAGQPAFPGGALDPEDGDPATSGPLRAALREAEEETGLDPRGVQIFSVLPRLYIPVSSFVVTPVLGWWRTPSPVRAVDAAETARVFTVPVADLTDPANRVITKHPSGFLGPAFLVENALVWGFTAGLIDRILHFAGWERPWDRTRQVPLDWHA, from the coding sequence ATGACCTACACACCGAGCACGACGCGGCCGACGAGCGCCGCGCAGACGGACGGCGGGCCGCACCGGCCGGGCGGGCAGCCCGGCTCCGGGGACGGGGTCGCCGTCACCACCGAGGGCATGCCGTCGTGGCTCGCCCCGGTCGCCGAGGCCGCCCGCGACGTGCGGCCGCAGCAGCTGAGCCGCTTCCTGCCGCCGGAGAGCGGGGCCGGGCGCCAGTCGGCCGTGCTCATCCTCTTCGGAGAGGGCGAACAGGGACCGGAGCTGCTGCTGATGGAGCGCGCCGGAACCCTCCGCTCGCACGCGGGGCAGCCGGCCTTCCCGGGCGGCGCGCTCGACCCCGAGGACGGCGACCCGGCGACGAGCGGTCCGCTCCGGGCGGCGCTGCGGGAGGCCGAGGAGGAGACCGGTCTCGACCCGCGGGGTGTGCAGATCTTCAGCGTGCTGCCCCGGCTCTACATCCCGGTCAGCAGCTTCGTGGTGACCCCGGTGCTCGGCTGGTGGCGGACGCCGAGCCCGGTGCGCGCGGTCGACGCCGCCGAGACGGCCCGGGTCTTCACCGTCCCCGTGGCCGATCTCACGGATCCGGCCAACCGGGTGATCACCAAGCACCCCAGTGGCTTCCTGGGCCCCGCGTTCCTGGTGGAGAACGCCCTGGTCTGGGGGTTCACCGCCGGTCTGATCGACCGGATTCTCCACTTCGCGGGCTGGGAACGCCCCTGGGACAGGACCAGGCAGGTGCCGCTCGACTGGCACGCATGA